In Choloepus didactylus isolate mChoDid1 chromosome X, mChoDid1.pri, whole genome shotgun sequence, a genomic segment contains:
- the LOC119522072 gene encoding E3 ubiquitin-protein ligase RLIM-like: protein MENSDSNNKGSGSTAQPRSQMDKLAWQEAFYRFVNNLSEEDYRLMRDNELFGTLGESTEEELLRRLQVKEDMPPQNSGKNNRGDSSDDVSSDDSLIEWLMSFEENEDMTGSRQSENQTWRAMSPTNPNNGDFKFNLEMNSNLNHGNLNPENEYASSARHSRGEYMENSQRQVENPPSELTYARQSTSERSTTEAFTEVPPTRGQKRARIRSPNHWRTRLSVESSSPLNLMSDVSPRPHHSITPHAFEHPLINETERFSRTWHHESLRQQITGPELPMWSLLATSGTRTVSQGASSPETTSSDESEQRKSTILFDPEVERVHPGEYWQRDSITSRAHLMSPTPYNAITHESEQRSFRHILSHPELADARSYVSTTRMPIHRCLNTGLCNTTSVATHSTLRHMMTEFDDSHYFMHSDSDLEPHGLATSENIERSELQNGRGYSSSSSSSLISSSSSSSSSGSSCESSGTRSEMFEGSNERSSSSGASSADSQEDQHVAPVTSDNSDSWPFNLVQYFLLNEDENDPPTGLSKEQVNNLAVRSCEANDVLKACIICITEYTEGNKIRVLPCSHEYHVHCIDHWLSENSTCPICCHKVTDSGNRENFEI, encoded by the exons ATGGAAAACTCAGATTCCAATAATAAAGGAAGTGGGTCTACAGCCCAGCCCAGAAGTCAGATGGACAAACTGGCTTGGCAAGAAGCTTTCTATAGATTTGTAAATAACCTAAGTGAAGAAGATTACAGGCTTATGAGAGATAACGAATTGTTTGGCACCCTGGGTGAAAGTACTGAAGAAGAGTTGCTGAGAAGACTACAAGTTAAAGAGGACATGCCACCACAAAATTCAGGTAAAAATA ATAGAGGAGACTCTTCAGATGATGTGTCTAGTGATGACTCTCTGATAGAATGGCTTATGTCTTTTGAAGAAAACGAAGATATGACAGGAAGTAGGCAAAGCGAAAACCAAACTTGGAGAGCAATGAGCCCGACTAATCCAAACAATGGTGATTTCAAATTCAATTTAGAGATGAATTCTAACCTTAATCATGGGAACTTGAATCCAGAAAATGAGTATGCATCATCTGCAAGACATTCCAGGGGTGAATATATGGAAAACAGCCAAAGGCAAGTAGAAAATCCACCATCTGAATTAACATATGCAAGGCAATCAACATCAGAACGAAGTACAACTGAAGCATTTACAGAAGTCCCACCTACCAGAGGTCAGAAAAGAGCAAGAATTAGGAGCCCAAACCATTGGAGAACTAGATTGAGTGTTGAAAGTAGTTCACCTCTGAATCTAATGAGTGATGTTTCACCAAGACCTCATCATAGTATCACACCTCATGCTTTTGAGCATCCTCTGATAAATGAGACTGAGAGGTTTTCTAGAACCTGGCACCACGAGTCACTGAGACAGCAGATAACTGGGCCTGAGTTGCCAATGTGGAGTCTTTTGGCAACTTCTGGAACAAGGACTGTCTCTCAAGGGGCAAGTTCTCCAGAAACAACCAGCAGTGATGAATCTGAACAGAGAAAGTCAACCATACTTTTTGATCCTGAAGTAGAACGAGTTCATCCTGGAGAATACTGGCAGAGAGACTCCATAACTAGTAGAGCTCACTTAATGTCTCCAACACCATACAATGCAATCACTCATGAAAGTGAACAAAGAAGTTTTAGGCATATATTGTCACATCCTGAACTGGCAGATGCAAGATCTTATGTCAGTACCACCAGAATGCCCATTCATAGATGTTTAAATACTGGTTTATGTAATACTACATCTGTTGCAACTCACAGCACATTAAGGCACATGATGACAGAATTTGATGATTCCCACTACTTTATGCACAGTGATAGTGATTTAGAGCCTCATGGCTTAGCCACAAGTGAAAATATAGAAAGATCAGAGTTACAGAATGGAAGAG GTTACAGTTCTAGTTCAAGTAGTAGTCTTAtttccagctccagctccagctccagttCTGGTTCCAGCTGTGAAAGTTCAGGAACAAGATCAGAAATGTTTGAAGGTAGTAATGAAAGAAGTTCATCATCAGGCGCATCATCAGCGGACAGCCAAGAAGATCAACATGTGGCCCCAGTAACATCCGATAACAGTGACTCTTGGCCCTTTAATCTGGTTCagtatttccttttaaatgaaGATGAGAATGACCCACCTACAGGCCTCAGCAAAGAACAGGTCAACAACTTGGCAGTAAGAAGCTGTGAAGCAAATGATGTATTAAAAGCCTGTATCATTTGCATCACAGAATACACAGAAGGCAATAAGATCCGTGTACTACCTTGTTCCCATGAATATCACGTTCACTGCATTGATCACTGGCTGTCTGAGAACTCTACTTGTCCTATTTGTTGCCATAAAGTCACAGATTCTGGTAACAGAGAAAACTTTGAGATCTGA